A portion of the Leifsonia sp. EB41 genome contains these proteins:
- a CDS encoding ThiF family adenylyltransferase, with the protein MTSPDRPAPLVAPGPALPSEQRARYARTVQLPGFGEVAQRRLRAARVLVVGAGGLGSAVLPLLAGAGFGTIGIVDDDSVELSNLPRQTIHRERDLGRQKTASAADAIRAIDAGIDVRVFPERLTSSNAPGILAGFDLVLDGSDNFPTRYLVDDAALLAGVPVVWGAVHRFGGQVGLSWAAFGPHYRDLFPVPPEPGSVPSCVEAGVLPSVCGVIGSLMASEATKVVTGEGDLLLGRVLVHDGLRGTFRELPYAADPAAEPVTELIDYELFCGLSPVRAAPAAATTVSPADLAARLAAGKPHILLDVREPWEADIAELPGSLLVPLDVVVRDAAGVAERLGDDPLVIICHLGVRAETARRLLEAAGAPGVVLEGGLDAWSREVDPSLSRY; encoded by the coding sequence ATGACCTCCCCCGACCGTCCGGCGCCGCTCGTGGCGCCCGGCCCTGCGCTGCCCTCGGAGCAGCGTGCGCGCTATGCCAGGACCGTCCAGCTCCCGGGCTTCGGGGAGGTCGCCCAGCGCCGCCTCCGCGCCGCCCGCGTGCTGGTGGTCGGCGCCGGCGGCCTCGGCTCCGCCGTGCTGCCGTTGCTGGCGGGCGCCGGGTTCGGGACGATCGGGATCGTCGACGACGACAGCGTGGAGCTCAGCAACCTCCCGCGCCAGACCATCCACCGCGAGCGCGACCTCGGCCGGCAGAAGACCGCGTCGGCGGCCGATGCGATCCGCGCCATCGACGCCGGCATCGACGTGCGGGTCTTCCCCGAGCGGCTCACCTCCTCAAACGCGCCGGGCATCCTCGCCGGCTTCGACCTCGTGCTCGACGGCAGCGACAACTTCCCGACCAGGTACCTCGTGGACGACGCGGCGCTCCTGGCGGGCGTGCCGGTGGTGTGGGGTGCGGTGCACCGGTTCGGCGGACAGGTCGGGCTGAGCTGGGCGGCTTTCGGGCCGCACTACCGCGACCTGTTCCCGGTGCCTCCCGAGCCCGGCAGCGTGCCGAGCTGCGTGGAGGCGGGCGTGCTCCCCAGCGTGTGCGGCGTGATCGGGTCGCTGATGGCGAGTGAGGCGACCAAGGTCGTGACCGGGGAGGGCGACCTCCTGCTCGGCCGGGTCCTGGTGCACGACGGGCTGCGCGGGACGTTCCGCGAGCTGCCGTACGCCGCCGACCCTGCGGCGGAGCCGGTGACGGAGCTGATCGACTACGAGCTGTTCTGCGGGCTCTCGCCCGTGCGGGCTGCTCCGGCGGCGGCCACCACCGTCTCCCCCGCCGACCTGGCCGCGCGACTGGCCGCGGGGAAGCCGCACATCCTCCTCGACGTGCGCGAGCCGTGGGAGGCCGACATCGCCGAGCTGCCCGGCTCGCTGCTGGTGCCCCTCGACGTCGTGGTGCGGGACGCGGCGGGCGTTGCGGAGCGGCTGGGCGACGACCCGCTCGTGATCATCTGCCACCTCGGCGTCCGGGCGGAGACCGCGCGGAGACTCCTGGAGGCCGCGGGCGCCCCCGGAGTGGTGCTGGAGGGCGGCCTGGACGCGTGGTCGCGCGAGGTCGACCCGTCCCTCTCCCGCTACTGA
- a CDS encoding DEAD/DEAH box helicase: MASLRVDDLPGWAGPSSVSEDAVYEAFVAWAESTGITLYPAQDESVIEIVGGSNLILSTPTGTGKSLVAVGAHFAALARGERSFYTAPIKALVSEKFFALVDVFGAENVGMMTGDSSVNADAPIICCTAEILANLALRQGADTPVGQVVMDEFHFYADPDRGWAWQVPLLVLNRAQFVLMSATLGDVTALAADLSRRTGRETATVTGVERPVPLHYYYELTPIHDTVEDLLHTGQAPIYIVHFSQLAALERAQALSSAKIATREQRDAIAELIGEFRFTTSFGRTLSRLLRQGIGVHHAGMLPKYRRLVEQLAQRGMLRVICGTDTLGVGINVPIRTVLLTALTKFDGTRLRQLNAREFHQIAGRAGRAGYDTAGTVVVQAPEHESENVKALEKAGDDPKKRRKIVRKKAPEGFVSWGEPSFRKLVEADPETLTSSMQITSAMLINVIGRGGDVFGHVRDLVFDNHEPWKRQLALARRALGLYRSLLTAGVVEVVDGEIRLTVDLQPNFALNQPLSPFALAAFELFDAESPTYALDIVSVVEATLDDPRPVLSAQQFQARGEAVAAMKAEGIEYDERMEALETVTHPKPHDELLHEAFVTYASSQPWVADFELSPKSVVRDLYERAMTFGEFIAFYKLARSEGVVLRYLSDAYRALGQTVPLDLRTEELRDLVEWLGELVRQVDSSLLDEWEELVHPDAARHAAESGEIAPPAPRNVTTNRRAFFVLVRNELFRRVQLAALDKVQELGALENEAAALAEATTPSFTELQWDEALEAYYAEHDEILTDASARAAAMIVVDETPAAAEGVWRVRQILADPAGHHDWGIAAEVLLADSARTGVAVVRVTAVDRL; this comes from the coding sequence ATGGCCTCCCTCCGCGTCGACGACCTCCCCGGCTGGGCCGGCCCCTCCTCGGTGAGCGAGGACGCCGTCTACGAGGCGTTCGTCGCCTGGGCGGAGTCCACCGGCATCACCCTCTACCCGGCGCAGGACGAGTCGGTCATCGAGATCGTCGGCGGCTCGAACCTCATCCTGTCGACGCCGACCGGCACCGGGAAGTCGCTCGTCGCCGTGGGCGCGCACTTCGCGGCGCTGGCCCGCGGCGAGCGCAGCTTCTACACCGCTCCCATCAAGGCCCTGGTGTCCGAGAAGTTCTTCGCCCTCGTCGACGTCTTCGGCGCCGAGAACGTCGGGATGATGACCGGCGACTCCTCGGTCAACGCCGACGCGCCGATCATCTGCTGCACCGCCGAGATCCTCGCCAACCTCGCCCTGCGCCAGGGAGCGGACACGCCAGTGGGGCAAGTCGTCATGGACGAGTTCCACTTCTACGCCGACCCCGACCGCGGCTGGGCCTGGCAGGTGCCGCTGCTGGTGCTGAACCGCGCCCAGTTCGTGTTGATGTCCGCCACCCTCGGCGACGTGACGGCGCTCGCCGCGGACCTGAGCCGTCGCACCGGCCGGGAGACCGCCACCGTCACGGGTGTCGAGCGCCCGGTGCCGTTGCACTACTACTACGAGCTGACGCCCATCCACGACACGGTCGAAGACCTCCTGCACACCGGCCAGGCGCCCATCTACATCGTGCACTTCTCGCAGCTCGCCGCCCTGGAGCGCGCGCAGGCGCTCTCCAGCGCCAAGATCGCCACCCGCGAGCAGCGCGACGCCATCGCCGAGCTGATCGGGGAGTTCCGGTTCACGACCTCGTTCGGCCGCACGCTCTCCCGGCTGCTGCGCCAGGGCATCGGCGTTCACCACGCGGGGATGCTGCCCAAGTACCGCCGGCTGGTCGAGCAGCTCGCCCAGCGCGGGATGCTGCGGGTGATCTGCGGCACCGACACGCTCGGCGTCGGCATCAACGTCCCGATCCGCACCGTGCTGCTGACCGCGCTGACCAAGTTCGACGGCACCCGGCTGCGCCAGCTCAACGCGCGCGAGTTCCACCAGATCGCCGGCCGCGCCGGCCGCGCGGGCTACGACACCGCTGGCACCGTCGTCGTGCAGGCGCCCGAGCACGAGAGCGAGAACGTCAAAGCCCTGGAGAAGGCGGGCGACGACCCGAAGAAGCGCCGCAAGATCGTCCGGAAGAAGGCGCCGGAGGGGTTCGTCTCCTGGGGCGAGCCGTCCTTCCGCAAGCTGGTGGAGGCCGACCCGGAGACGCTCACGTCCTCCATGCAGATCACCAGCGCCATGCTCATCAACGTGATCGGGCGCGGCGGCGACGTCTTCGGGCACGTCCGCGACCTGGTCTTCGACAACCACGAGCCCTGGAAGCGCCAGCTCGCCCTCGCCCGCCGCGCGCTCGGCCTCTACCGCTCGCTGCTCACCGCCGGGGTCGTGGAGGTCGTGGACGGCGAGATCCGCCTGACCGTCGACCTCCAGCCCAACTTCGCCCTCAACCAGCCGCTGTCGCCCTTCGCGCTCGCCGCGTTCGAGCTCTTCGACGCCGAGTCGCCGACCTACGCGCTCGACATCGTGTCGGTCGTGGAGGCCACGCTCGACGACCCGCGGCCGGTGCTCTCCGCCCAGCAGTTCCAGGCGCGCGGCGAGGCGGTCGCCGCGATGAAGGCCGAGGGGATCGAGTACGACGAGCGCATGGAGGCGCTGGAGACCGTGACGCACCCCAAGCCGCACGACGAGCTGCTGCACGAGGCGTTCGTCACCTACGCCTCCAGCCAGCCCTGGGTGGCCGACTTCGAGCTGAGCCCCAAGTCGGTGGTCCGCGACCTCTACGAGCGTGCGATGACCTTCGGCGAGTTCATCGCCTTCTACAAGCTCGCCCGCTCGGAGGGCGTCGTTCTGCGCTATCTCTCCGACGCCTACCGCGCCCTGGGCCAGACGGTCCCGCTCGACCTCCGCACCGAGGAGCTGCGCGACCTCGTGGAGTGGCTCGGCGAGCTGGTCCGCCAGGTCGACTCCAGCCTCCTGGACGAGTGGGAGGAGCTGGTGCACCCCGACGCCGCCCGGCACGCGGCCGAGAGTGGCGAGATCGCCCCGCCCGCCCCGCGGAACGTCACCACCAACCGCCGCGCGTTCTTCGTGCTGGTGCGCAACGAGCTGTTCCGGCGCGTGCAGCTCGCGGCGCTCGACAAGGTGCAGGAGCTCGGCGCGCTCGAGAACGAGGCGGCGGCGCTCGCCGAAGCCACCACGCCGTCGTTCACCGAGCTGCAGTGGGACGAGGCGCTGGAGGCCTACTACGCCGAGCACGACGAGATCCTCACGGACGCGTCGGCGCGGGCCGCGGCCATGATCGTCGTGGACGAGACACCGGCCGCCGCGGAGGGGGTCTGGCGGGTGCGGCAGATCCTCGCCGACCCGGCCGGCCACCACGACTGGGGGATCGCCGCGGAGGTGCTGCTGGCGGACTCTGCCCGCACCGGCGTGGCGGTCGTCCGGGTGACGGCTGTCGACCGGCTCTAG
- a CDS encoding anion permease: protein MDLTLIIVLVIALALFFDFTNGFHDTANAMATPIATGAMRPKVAVALAAVLNLVGAFLSTEVAKTISGGIINEGSGGVLISPELIFAGLVGAIVWNMVTWLYGLPSSSSHALFGGLIGAAIVGAGFASVNFPVVVQKVVLPAVIAPFTAGVVAWAATKLAYWITRRYDGRPDGRGGFRYGQIFSSSLVALSHGTNDAQKTMGVITLLLISANLLPAGSGPPLWVVVACALAIAVGTYSGGWRIIRTLGRGLTEVKPAQGFAAETSTAATILASSHLGFALSTTQVASGSVIGSGLGRRGASVRWGTAGRIATGWVLTLPAAGLVGALAAFVGLLGLVGILIDTVIAVVVITFIFWRSRRNQVSSADAVEPAPVQGQSDVAESGRVVKIRKVKPLKRERTGRNPA, encoded by the coding sequence GTGGATCTCACCCTCATCATCGTGCTGGTCATCGCGCTGGCCCTCTTCTTCGATTTCACCAACGGGTTCCACGACACCGCGAACGCGATGGCGACGCCGATCGCGACCGGCGCCATGCGGCCCAAGGTCGCGGTCGCTCTCGCCGCTGTCCTGAACCTCGTCGGCGCGTTCCTCTCGACGGAGGTCGCCAAGACCATCTCGGGCGGCATCATCAACGAGGGCTCGGGCGGCGTCCTGATCTCGCCGGAGCTGATCTTCGCCGGGCTGGTCGGCGCGATCGTCTGGAACATGGTGACCTGGCTCTACGGCCTCCCGTCGTCCTCCAGTCACGCGTTGTTCGGCGGCCTGATCGGCGCGGCGATCGTCGGCGCCGGGTTCGCGTCCGTGAACTTCCCGGTGGTGGTGCAGAAGGTCGTCCTCCCCGCGGTCATCGCGCCGTTCACGGCCGGTGTGGTCGCCTGGGCGGCGACCAAGCTCGCGTACTGGATCACCCGGCGCTACGACGGCCGCCCCGACGGCCGCGGCGGCTTCCGCTACGGCCAGATCTTCTCCTCGTCGCTCGTCGCCCTGTCGCACGGCACCAACGACGCGCAGAAGACGATGGGCGTCATCACCCTGCTGCTGATCTCGGCCAACCTGCTGCCCGCCGGGAGCGGCCCGCCGCTCTGGGTCGTCGTCGCGTGCGCGCTCGCCATCGCGGTCGGCACCTACTCCGGCGGCTGGCGCATCATCCGCACGCTCGGCCGCGGCCTCACCGAGGTGAAGCCCGCGCAGGGCTTCGCCGCAGAGACGAGCACGGCGGCGACCATCCTGGCCTCCAGCCACCTCGGTTTCGCGCTCTCCACGACCCAGGTCGCCTCCGGTTCGGTGATCGGTTCCGGCCTCGGCCGGCGCGGCGCGTCGGTGCGCTGGGGCACGGCCGGCCGGATCGCCACCGGCTGGGTGCTGACCCTCCCGGCGGCAGGCCTCGTGGGCGCCCTCGCCGCGTTCGTCGGCCTGCTCGGCCTGGTCGGCATCCTGATCGACACGGTGATCGCCGTCGTCGTGATCACGTTCATCTTCTGGCGCTCGCGCCGCAACCAGGTGTCCAGCGCCGACGCGGTGGAGCCCGCCCCGGTTCAGGGTCAGAGCGACGTCGCCGAGTCCGGCCGGGTCGTGAAGATCAGGAAGGTCAAGCCGCTCAAGCGCGAGCGCACCGGAAGGAACCCCGCATGA
- a CDS encoding peptidase, with protein MSAVLQFLSVFVASLVGACVVVGFYALGTRLLAVAGRALFVEPAEFTDAITVITPEQAAKAQRKAEKAQRKSPPVSEGRKRAALAGAYACFVLCALAVLYGLYLIIPYFHH; from the coding sequence ATGAGCGCCGTCCTTCAGTTCCTCAGCGTGTTCGTCGCATCGCTGGTCGGCGCATGCGTGGTCGTCGGCTTCTACGCCCTGGGCACGCGGCTGCTCGCCGTGGCCGGGCGCGCGCTGTTCGTGGAGCCGGCGGAGTTCACCGACGCCATCACCGTGATCACCCCGGAGCAGGCCGCCAAGGCCCAGCGGAAGGCCGAGAAGGCCCAGCGCAAGAGCCCGCCGGTGAGCGAGGGCCGCAAGCGCGCCGCGCTGGCCGGCGCCTACGCGTGCTTCGTGCTCTGCGCGTTGGCTGTCCTCTACGGCCTGTACCTGATCATCCCGTACTTCCACCACTGA
- a CDS encoding uracil-xanthine permease family protein, whose protein sequence is MALPWKLHGDGKKVGAREVVLPGERLTWPRTIGLGAQHVVAMFGATFLVPLLTGFPPSTTLLFSGVGTMLFLLVTRNKLPSYLGSSFAFIVPIVAATKAHGMPSALFGIVVTGLLLAVVGLIVVATGTKWIDGLMPPIVAGAIVALIGFNLAPAAKNNFMAAPVTALVTLAAVILCTVLFKGMLGRLSIFLGVVVGYVFAVFAGQVDFSKIEKAAWIGLPQFTFPANPFTDAASTWGILPAFLPVVLVLIAENVGHIRGVAQLTNPSVNKLTGRALFADGLATTIAGFFGGSGTTTYGENIGVMAATRVYSTAAYWVAGIVAVLLGLSPKVGAVINTIPAGVLGGVTTALYGLIGVIGVKIWLDNKVDFSKPVNQFTAATALIIGIGDFTLNVGQLTFNGIALGAIAAIVVYHVMNSIAKVRGTA, encoded by the coding sequence ATGGCTCTGCCCTGGAAGCTGCACGGCGACGGAAAGAAGGTCGGAGCGCGGGAGGTCGTGCTCCCCGGCGAGCGGCTGACCTGGCCGCGCACGATCGGGCTCGGCGCCCAGCACGTCGTCGCGATGTTCGGCGCGACCTTCCTGGTGCCGCTGCTCACCGGCTTCCCGCCGAGCACCACGCTGCTGTTCTCCGGCGTCGGCACGATGCTGTTCCTGCTGGTGACGCGCAACAAGCTGCCCAGCTACCTGGGCTCCTCGTTCGCGTTCATCGTGCCGATCGTCGCGGCGACGAAGGCGCACGGGATGCCGTCGGCGCTGTTCGGCATCGTCGTCACCGGCCTCCTGCTCGCCGTCGTCGGCCTGATCGTGGTCGCGACCGGCACCAAGTGGATCGACGGGCTGATGCCGCCGATCGTCGCAGGCGCGATCGTGGCGCTGATCGGGTTCAACCTCGCGCCCGCGGCGAAGAACAACTTCATGGCGGCGCCGGTCACGGCGCTGGTGACGCTGGCCGCCGTCATCCTCTGCACCGTGCTGTTCAAAGGAATGCTGGGCCGGCTCTCGATCTTCCTGGGCGTCGTCGTCGGCTACGTCTTCGCGGTGTTCGCCGGCCAGGTCGACTTCAGCAAGATCGAGAAGGCGGCGTGGATCGGCCTCCCGCAGTTCACGTTCCCGGCCAACCCGTTCACGGACGCGGCGTCGACCTGGGGCATCCTGCCCGCGTTCCTCCCGGTCGTGCTCGTGCTGATCGCCGAGAACGTGGGGCACATCCGCGGTGTCGCGCAGCTCACGAACCCGTCGGTCAACAAGCTCACCGGCCGCGCACTGTTCGCTGACGGCCTGGCGACGACGATCGCCGGCTTCTTCGGCGGCTCCGGCACGACCACCTACGGCGAGAACATCGGCGTCATGGCCGCGACCCGCGTCTACTCGACGGCCGCGTACTGGGTCGCCGGCATCGTCGCCGTGCTGCTCGGCCTCTCCCCCAAGGTCGGAGCCGTCATCAACACCATCCCCGCCGGCGTGCTCGGCGGCGTGACGACCGCGCTGTACGGCCTCATCGGCGTCATCGGCGTGAAGATCTGGCTGGACAACAAGGTCGACTTCTCCAAGCCGGTCAACCAGTTCACGGCGGCGACGGCGCTCATCATCGGCATCGGCGACTTCACACTGAACGTCGGCCAGCTCACGTTCAACGGGATCGCCCTCGGCGCCATCGCCGCGATCGTCGTGTACCACGTCATGAACTCGATCGCGAAGGTGCGCGGGACCGCCTAG
- a CDS encoding NCS2 family permease, whose translation MRHEPQTPPILRETTISASTSTPKPTVTGRLDRFFEITARGTTWATEIRGGLLTFVTMAYIVILNPIILSSTPDVSGHSLGFDQVGAVTALSAGVMTVLFGLVARLPFAFAAGLGINSFLAVNVVKVLTWQEAMGLVVINGLIIVLLAATGLRRLIFNAVPPQLKTAITVGIGLFIAFIGFVDSGFVRSTKSASPPVQLGEAGSIATLPTLVFLIALVIMGVLMARKVKGALLIGIVAATVVAIVIEAIFHLGSSAKNPDGWNLSVPALPTSFVSVPNLSLVGQFDLFGSFARIGGLAAIMLVFTLVFTNFFDAMGSMTGLARSAGLAAEDGTFPRLQSALIVEGVGAVVGGGTSASSNTVFVESASGIGEGAKTGFASVITGVLFLLAMFFTPLTSVVPSEVAAAALVIVGALMVVQIRHIDFHEFSSTLPVFLTIIVMPLTYSIANGIGVGFISWVLVRSLSGKAREISPLLWIVAAGFLVYFARGPIEAMLPH comes from the coding sequence ATGCGCCACGAACCTCAAACCCCACCGATATTACGGGAGACCACCATTTCCGCATCGACTTCGACGCCCAAGCCCACCGTCACGGGGCGCCTGGACCGGTTCTTCGAGATCACGGCCCGCGGCACCACGTGGGCCACGGAGATCCGCGGCGGCCTGCTGACCTTCGTGACCATGGCGTACATCGTCATCCTCAACCCGATCATCCTGAGCTCGACGCCGGACGTGTCGGGGCACTCGCTGGGCTTCGACCAGGTCGGGGCCGTCACCGCGCTGAGCGCCGGTGTCATGACCGTGCTGTTCGGCCTGGTCGCTCGGCTGCCGTTCGCGTTCGCGGCCGGCCTCGGCATCAACTCCTTCCTCGCGGTGAACGTCGTCAAGGTGCTCACCTGGCAGGAGGCGATGGGCCTCGTCGTCATCAACGGCCTGATCATCGTGCTGCTCGCCGCCACCGGCCTGCGCCGACTGATCTTCAACGCGGTGCCGCCGCAGCTCAAGACGGCGATCACCGTCGGCATCGGCCTCTTCATCGCCTTCATCGGCTTCGTCGACAGCGGTTTCGTGCGCAGCACCAAGTCGGCCTCGCCGCCCGTGCAGCTCGGGGAGGCCGGGTCCATCGCGACCCTCCCCACCCTGGTGTTCCTGATCGCGCTGGTGATCATGGGCGTGCTCATGGCGCGCAAGGTGAAGGGCGCGCTGCTCATCGGCATCGTCGCGGCGACCGTCGTCGCCATCGTCATCGAGGCGATCTTCCACCTCGGCTCCTCGGCGAAGAACCCGGACGGCTGGAACCTCTCCGTCCCGGCGCTGCCGACCTCGTTCGTGTCCGTGCCGAACCTCAGCCTCGTCGGGCAGTTCGACCTGTTCGGCTCGTTCGCCCGCATCGGCGGCCTCGCGGCCATCATGCTGGTCTTCACGCTCGTCTTCACGAACTTCTTCGACGCGATGGGCTCGATGACCGGCCTGGCCCGCAGCGCCGGCCTCGCGGCCGAGGACGGCACCTTCCCGCGCCTGCAGTCCGCGCTCATCGTGGAGGGCGTCGGCGCGGTGGTCGGCGGCGGCACGTCGGCGTCGTCCAACACTGTGTTCGTCGAGTCGGCCTCCGGCATCGGCGAGGGGGCGAAGACCGGCTTCGCGAGCGTCATCACCGGTGTGCTGTTCCTGCTCGCCATGTTCTTCACCCCGCTCACGAGCGTCGTCCCGAGCGAGGTCGCCGCCGCGGCGCTGGTCATCGTCGGCGCCCTGATGGTGGTGCAGATCCGCCACATCGACTTCCACGAGTTCTCCAGCACGCTGCCGGTGTTCTTGACGATCATCGTCATGCCGCTGACCTACTCGATCGCGAACGGCATCGGCGTCGGCTTCATCTCCTGGGTGCTCGTCCGCTCGCTGTCCGGCAAGGCGCGCGAGATCAGCCCGCTGCTCTGGATCGTCGCGGCCGGGTTCCTGGTGTACTTCGCGCGCGGGCCCATCGAGGCGATGCTCCCGCACTGA
- the trmB gene encoding tRNA (guanosine(46)-N7)-methyltransferase TrmB: protein MEPSPLVRPHSFVVRGRKTEAQRRAIDEFWPVYGVDFDGSPLDLDTTFARSAARVVEIGFGNGENLLALAARHPEKDFLGVEVHGAGVGRVLAAAHEQGLTNVRVVRHDAVEVFERGLGAASVDEVLIFFPDPWPKARHHRRRLVQPDVVRLLVAVLKPTGVLRLATDWEPYAEHMIEVLDAEPALVNVAGAGGFIPRPDDRPVTKFERRGERLGHAIYDLEYRPRV, encoded by the coding sequence ATGGAACCGTCCCCCCTCGTCAGGCCGCACAGCTTCGTCGTCCGCGGCAGGAAGACCGAGGCGCAGCGGCGGGCGATCGACGAGTTCTGGCCGGTCTACGGCGTGGACTTCGACGGCTCGCCGCTCGACCTCGACACGACCTTCGCGCGCTCGGCGGCGCGCGTGGTCGAGATCGGCTTCGGCAACGGCGAGAACCTCCTCGCCCTGGCCGCGCGGCATCCCGAGAAGGACTTCCTCGGTGTGGAGGTGCACGGCGCCGGCGTCGGGCGGGTGCTCGCCGCCGCCCACGAGCAGGGGCTGACAAATGTCCGGGTCGTCCGGCACGACGCGGTGGAGGTCTTCGAGCGGGGGCTCGGCGCCGCCAGCGTCGATGAGGTGCTCATCTTCTTCCCCGACCCGTGGCCGAAGGCCCGGCACCACCGGCGGCGCTTGGTGCAGCCCGACGTCGTCCGACTCCTCGTCGCGGTGCTGAAGCCGACCGGCGTGCTCCGGCTCGCGACGGACTGGGAGCCGTACGCCGAGCACATGATCGAGGTGCTGGACGCCGAGCCCGCCCTCGTGAACGTCGCCGGCGCCGGCGGGTTCATCCCGCGCCCGGACGACCGGCCGGTGACCAAGTTCGAGCGGCGCGGCGAGCGGCTCGGACACGCGATCTACGACCTGGAGTACCGGCCGCGCGTGTGA